TCGGCAGCCAACTGGACAAGAAGAACAATGTTTGTTGTCTTCAAGCGCTCAAGCTCGGGAAGGTCGAGGCTGGAGGAACTGAGCGGGATGAAGGCGAGGCTGGTATTCCAGGCTTCCGGGCTGGCATTCAGCGTATTGATGAGCCGCTTGTCGAAAGTGCGCTGTTGCTCATCGTCGGCATTGGCCAGCAGGGTCGACTGCTGCAGGTAGAAAACATGGCCTGACAGCCGATTGTTGCGATCAAAAACGGCTTCGCGACGAAGGAACTGACCGGTCTTGGCGATGACGACTGGCGCCGACAGTAATTCGGCTTTCGGTGGAGATGTCTCTTCCTGGACGGAATTTCCACCAAAGAGCTTTTTCAGGATGTCTAACAAAAACGTCTCCCCCAAAAACAAAAATGCCCACCATTGGGTGGGCATTCTCGCATGGCAGGCGACGAATTAGTCGACCTTGGCCTTGCCGCGCAATTCTTTGACCAGATTCTCAACCTGCTGCTGGCCAGCGCGCTGTTGCAGTTGCGGCTTGACCTGATCGAACGGCGGCGGGGTCATCGGACGGGAGTCGTCGAGTTGGATGACGTGGTAGCCGAAGTCGGACTTCACCGGGGTCTTGGTGTATTCACCCTTCTTCAATTGGGTCAGTGCATCGCCAAACGGCTTGACGTATGCCTTTGGCGAGCTCCAGCCGAGTTCGCCGCCCTTGTCTTTGGAGCCCGGATCCTTCGATACCTTGGCCAGTTCGGAGAACTTCTCGCCCTTGTCCAGCTTGGCGATGATCGCCTTGGCGTCCTCTTCCTTTTCGACCAGCACGTGGCGGGCCTTGTATTCGGTGTTGCCGAGGTTGTTTTTGATCAGTTCGTACTCGGATTTGAGCTGTGCATCACTGATCGGGTGGGCCTTGACATAGTC
The nucleotide sequence above comes from Betaproteobacteria bacterium. Encoded proteins:
- a CDS encoding peptidylprolyl isomerase, producing MLKLSRLAALLIAGAIVSAPALAADKGKAFATVNGQPIPQSVYNAFVAEQKAQGAPDSPELQNAVKEELVRREILAQEAKKKGLDKSANIQGQIELAKQAVLIRAFLSDYVKAHPISDAQLKSEYELIKNNLGNTEYKARHVLVEKEEDAKAIIAKLDKGEKFSELAKVSKDPGSKDKGGELGWSSPKAYVKPFGDALTQLKKGEYTKTPVKSDFGYHVIQLDDSRPMTPPPFDQVKPQLQQRAGQQQVENLVKELRGKAKVD